In Promicromonospora sp. Populi, one genomic interval encodes:
- a CDS encoding IclR family transcriptional regulator encodes MALDAGRERPDDLVQSVARAFRVLEVVTRYPGLPVKAIARRSDLNLSTTYHLVRTLAYEGYVTRLKDGTYDVGEQVSHRFYDALGALGRTPGTREVLRHLAQTTGYSAYLGRFSAGRVVLVDYFEGPGSPYLEDLERGLEVSAHATALGKALLLGMPRRDRRELLAEAGMRRFTSRTAADVPALDAQLSRLRLDAVVEEHGEFREDLACAARLVPGRTGRAGDESGWAVVLASPGEDVPVAARRELSLAAKDLAIA; translated from the coding sequence GTGGCTCTGGACGCCGGCCGAGAGCGCCCGGACGACCTGGTGCAGAGTGTCGCGCGCGCCTTCCGCGTCCTCGAGGTTGTCACCCGGTACCCCGGTCTGCCGGTCAAGGCCATCGCACGCCGCAGCGACCTCAACCTCTCCACCACGTACCACCTGGTGCGCACCCTGGCGTACGAGGGCTACGTGACCCGGCTCAAGGACGGCACGTACGACGTCGGCGAGCAGGTGAGCCACCGTTTCTACGACGCGCTCGGCGCGCTCGGCCGCACCCCGGGCACCCGCGAGGTGCTGCGCCACCTCGCCCAGACCACCGGCTACAGCGCCTATCTCGGGCGGTTCAGCGCCGGCCGGGTCGTGCTGGTCGACTACTTCGAGGGCCCTGGTTCGCCCTACCTGGAGGATCTCGAGCGTGGGCTCGAGGTCTCCGCCCACGCAACCGCGCTCGGCAAGGCGCTCCTGCTCGGCATGCCGCGCCGGGACCGGCGCGAGCTGCTCGCCGAGGCCGGGATGCGCAGGTTCACCTCACGTACCGCGGCCGACGTCCCGGCGCTCGACGCGCAGCTGTCCCGCCTGCGGCTCGATGCAGTGGTCGAGGAGCACGGCGAGTTCCGCGAGGACCTCGCGTGCGCCGCCCGCCTCGTCCCGGGCCGGACCGGTCGCGCGGGCGACGAGTCCGGTTGGGCAGTGGTGCTCGCGTCGCCGGGCGAGGACGTGCCCGTGGCGGCCCGCCGAGAGCTCAGCCTGGCGGCCAAGGACCTCGCGATCGCCTGA
- a CDS encoding diacylglycerol kinase family protein: MTEQPDETRHIAVLVNPVSGRGVGADSAHVAIERLRARGADLRIYQGADAAETVALGKQAVDEHPDVLVVVGGDGTVLSVLPPLLRSGIPLAVIPGGTGNDLAREHGIPLHDAGAAADLVLDGARKRVDTGTVTAEDGAVRHFVTVVCAGLDSLTNERTNRMTWPGGPARYRIAVYTEWLRLKRFGYRLHPAGAPPLAQDGYMLAIGLTKSYGGGVPICPDADPTDGLLDVTLVHAVGRFRFLAFDSLIKSGRHVERPDVTTLRAPAIRLAAPTGLVAYADGEPVGSLPLTVEAHRESLTLCVP, encoded by the coding sequence ATGACTGAGCAGCCAGACGAGACCCGGCACATCGCAGTGCTGGTCAACCCGGTCTCGGGGCGCGGCGTCGGTGCGGACAGCGCGCACGTCGCGATCGAGCGGCTGCGAGCCCGGGGCGCCGACCTCAGGATCTACCAGGGGGCAGACGCCGCTGAGACCGTCGCGCTCGGCAAGCAGGCCGTCGACGAGCACCCCGACGTGCTTGTGGTTGTCGGCGGCGACGGGACCGTCTTGTCGGTGCTGCCGCCCCTGCTCAGGTCGGGGATCCCTTTGGCAGTGATTCCCGGCGGCACGGGCAACGATCTCGCCCGCGAGCACGGCATCCCCCTGCACGACGCCGGGGCGGCGGCGGACCTGGTGCTCGACGGCGCCCGCAAGCGGGTCGACACGGGCACCGTCACCGCCGAGGACGGCGCCGTGCGGCACTTCGTCACCGTCGTGTGCGCGGGCCTGGACTCGCTGACCAACGAGCGCACCAACCGGATGACTTGGCCGGGCGGCCCGGCTCGGTACCGGATCGCCGTCTACACGGAGTGGCTGCGGCTGAAGCGGTTCGGCTACCGGCTGCACCCGGCCGGAGCGCCGCCGCTGGCGCAGGACGGGTACATGCTCGCGATCGGCCTCACCAAGTCCTACGGCGGGGGCGTACCGATCTGCCCGGACGCCGACCCGACGGACGGCCTCCTCGACGTCACCCTGGTGCACGCGGTGGGCCGGTTCAGGTTCCTGGCGTTCGACTCGCTCATCAAGTCGGGCAGGCACGTCGAGCGGCCGGACGTGACGACCCTGCGGGCGCCCGCGATCCGGCTGGCGGCCCCCACCGGGCTGGTCGCCTACGCGGACGGCGAGCCGGTCGGGTCGCTGCCGCTGACAGTCGAGGCGCACCGAGAGTCGCTGACCCTCTGCGTGCCCTGA
- a CDS encoding FAD-binding oxidoreductase: protein MGTHPENERINMRWDGWGDPDRAHGLPGGVKLLLAGVLGRVPKASAAPSLAGVVLTTPPLDDADLAALADAVGAAHVETGHDVRLLHAGGKSTPDLLRRRQSEQVAPGAVVLPGSEDEVAAVLAVAGERGLAVVPFGGGTAVTGGLEPDAGTHRGVLSLDLRRLTGLVALDDTDQEATLWAGTTGPAAEAALGEQGFELGHFPQSFEFATLGGFAAMRSSGQNSAGNGRFDTMVTGLRVVTPTGILDLGRAPGSAAGPDLVRWFLGSEGAFGVITQVRLRVHPVPEVRLFDAWSFADFASGADALRRVAQLGTGPTVIRLSDEAETGISLAQVGNIGQALARGCSAVVVHEGTDSLTQARREATTGVLRAAGGKPAAEKLAASWDHGRFKAPYLRDALLANGVFCETLETATTWSNLHVLKAAVTEALTGGLTQEGARSRVLCHISHVYPTGASLYFTVIAGLGPEPLEPWGRVKARVNDAIMAAGGTISHHHGVGTDHAPWLEQEIGAVGIRMLRAVKAELDPAGIMNPGALLGGS, encoded by the coding sequence GTGGGCACGCACCCGGAGAACGAGCGCATCAACATGCGGTGGGACGGCTGGGGCGACCCGGACCGCGCCCACGGCCTCCCGGGCGGGGTCAAGCTGCTGCTCGCCGGTGTGCTCGGCCGGGTCCCGAAGGCGTCGGCGGCGCCCTCGCTCGCCGGGGTGGTGCTCACCACGCCACCCCTGGACGACGCCGACCTGGCGGCGCTGGCCGACGCCGTCGGCGCCGCGCACGTGGAGACCGGCCACGATGTCCGCCTGCTGCACGCCGGCGGCAAGTCGACGCCGGACCTGTTGCGGCGCAGGCAGTCGGAGCAGGTGGCGCCCGGCGCCGTCGTGCTGCCGGGGTCCGAGGACGAGGTCGCGGCCGTGCTGGCCGTCGCGGGCGAGCGTGGCCTTGCGGTCGTGCCGTTCGGGGGCGGCACCGCCGTCACCGGCGGCCTGGAGCCCGACGCCGGGACGCATCGCGGCGTGCTCAGCCTCGACCTGCGCCGGCTGACCGGGCTGGTCGCGCTGGACGACACGGACCAGGAGGCGACCCTCTGGGCGGGGACCACGGGCCCCGCCGCCGAGGCGGCGCTGGGGGAGCAGGGCTTCGAGCTGGGGCACTTTCCGCAGAGCTTTGAGTTCGCGACCCTCGGCGGGTTCGCGGCCATGCGGTCGTCCGGGCAGAACTCGGCCGGGAACGGCCGGTTCGACACGATGGTCACCGGCCTGCGCGTCGTGACCCCCACGGGCATTCTCGACCTGGGCCGCGCACCCGGTTCGGCCGCGGGACCCGACCTGGTGCGCTGGTTCCTCGGCTCGGAGGGCGCGTTCGGCGTGATCACGCAGGTCCGGCTGCGCGTGCACCCGGTGCCCGAGGTGCGGCTGTTCGACGCCTGGAGCTTCGCTGACTTCGCATCCGGCGCTGACGCGCTGCGCCGCGTGGCCCAGCTCGGCACCGGGCCCACGGTGATCCGCCTGTCGGACGAGGCGGAGACGGGGATCTCGCTGGCGCAGGTCGGCAACATCGGCCAGGCGCTCGCCCGGGGCTGCTCCGCCGTCGTCGTGCACGAGGGGACTGACTCACTGACGCAGGCTCGGCGCGAGGCAACCACGGGCGTGCTGCGGGCGGCGGGCGGCAAGCCCGCCGCCGAGAAGCTGGCCGCCTCCTGGGACCACGGCCGGTTCAAGGCGCCGTACCTGCGCGACGCGCTGCTGGCGAACGGCGTGTTCTGCGAGACCCTCGAGACCGCCACCACATGGTCCAACCTGCACGTGCTGAAGGCGGCGGTCACCGAGGCGCTGACGGGCGGCCTCACCCAGGAGGGCGCCAGGAGCCGCGTGCTGTGCCACATCTCCCACGTCTACCCGACGGGCGCCTCGCTCTACTTCACGGTGATCGCCGGGCTCGGCCCCGAGCCGCTGGAGCCGTGGGGCCGGGTGAAGGCCCGCGTGAACGACGCGATCATGGCGGCGGGCGGCACGATCAGCCACCATCACGGCGTCGGCACGGATCACGCGCCGTGGCTGGAGCAGGAGATCGGGGCGGTGGGCATCCGGATGCTGCGGGCCGTCAAGGCCGAGCTGGATCCAGCCGGGATCATGAACCCGGGCGCGCTGCTCGGCGGGAGCTGA
- a CDS encoding TetR/AcrR family transcriptional regulator, with translation MTIRNASPETSREASPETRLLDAAGELVATRGTRGLSITELARAAGFSRPTVYRRWESADDVLRALLLHRAQLLLAAIGPEAADRSTIVDKVVRFSELLRADPVFGRLLAQETEVFTQYAFQRIGRSQRVFLEWLTAAIEVAQAGGTVRAGSASDLAVMVLLISQSAVLSHKTVTTVIDADALRTELARALDGYLRP, from the coding sequence ATGACAATCCGTAATGCATCCCCAGAAACATCCCGCGAGGCGTCCCCGGAGACGCGCCTGCTGGACGCCGCCGGCGAGCTCGTCGCCACCCGCGGCACACGCGGCCTGTCCATCACCGAGCTCGCCCGGGCCGCCGGCTTCTCCCGCCCCACGGTGTACCGCCGCTGGGAGTCGGCCGACGACGTGCTGCGCGCACTCCTCCTGCACCGCGCGCAGCTCCTGCTCGCCGCGATCGGTCCCGAGGCGGCCGACCGCTCAACAATCGTCGACAAGGTGGTCCGGTTCAGCGAGCTGCTCCGGGCCGACCCGGTGTTCGGGCGCCTGCTGGCGCAGGAGACCGAGGTCTTCACCCAGTACGCCTTCCAGCGGATCGGGCGGTCGCAGCGGGTGTTCCTCGAGTGGCTCACCGCCGCGATCGAGGTCGCCCAGGCGGGCGGTACCGTCCGGGCCGGGTCCGCGTCGGACCTGGCGGTCATGGTGCTGCTCATCTCGCAGTCGGCGGTGCTCTCCCACAAGACGGTCACCACTGTGATCGACGCCGACGCCCTGCGCACCGAGCTCGCCCGCGCCCTCGACGGCTACCTGCGTCCCTGA
- a CDS encoding glycerol-3-phosphate dehydrogenase/oxidase, with protein MHSTALTARRRERELAELASETVDLLVVGGGVTGTGVALDAAARGLSVALVEAHDLAWGTSRWSSKLAHGGLRYLATGDVGVARESARERHVLMTRTAPHLVRALPQVVPLAPGVGRRQGLAAGIGFGLGDLLRRDAGTSSEVLPAPRLARAGEAARLVPAVAREHLHGAWVAHDGQLVDDARLVVALARTAAGRGARILTRVRATDLRADGATLEHTRTGSMLSVRARVVVNATGVWAGTVDPSVRLRPSRGTHLVVPAARLGDPSGALMVPVPGSGSRYVFALPVQLGRVIVGLTDEEAPGPVPDVPVPTQPEISFLLTTVSRVLDQPLGPDDVVGAFAGLRPLVDSADAGDGSNAASSDVSRKHLVAVSPRTGAVNVLGGKLTTYRTMAEDAVDLAVKHAGLTARPCWTADLPLVGAERVSTQLPRSLVARYGSEATEVLASAALPGAASAVGQGIKNTAHLDITRAEIEWAVTHEGALDADDVLDRRTRIGLVPADRAAVREVVGDLVDESLARLSPL; from the coding sequence ATGCACAGCACCGCGCTGACCGCCCGGCGTCGCGAGCGTGAGCTCGCCGAGCTCGCCTCCGAGACCGTCGACCTGCTCGTGGTCGGCGGCGGGGTGACCGGCACGGGTGTGGCGCTCGACGCGGCCGCCCGCGGCCTGTCGGTGGCCCTCGTCGAGGCGCACGACCTCGCGTGGGGCACCTCCCGGTGGAGCTCCAAGCTGGCCCACGGCGGGCTGCGCTACCTGGCCACGGGCGACGTCGGCGTGGCCCGGGAGAGCGCGCGCGAACGGCACGTCCTGATGACCCGCACCGCGCCGCACCTGGTGCGGGCGCTGCCGCAGGTGGTACCGCTGGCGCCCGGCGTAGGCAGGCGGCAGGGCCTCGCAGCCGGGATCGGGTTCGGCCTGGGCGACCTCCTGCGGCGCGACGCCGGGACGTCGTCCGAGGTGCTGCCCGCACCGCGCCTCGCCCGGGCGGGCGAGGCTGCCCGGCTCGTGCCGGCAGTGGCGCGCGAGCACCTGCACGGGGCCTGGGTCGCGCACGACGGTCAGCTTGTCGACGACGCCCGGCTCGTCGTCGCGCTGGCCCGCACCGCGGCAGGGCGCGGGGCGCGGATCCTGACCCGCGTGCGAGCCACTGACCTGCGGGCGGACGGCGCCACGCTGGAGCACACCCGCACCGGCAGCATGCTGAGCGTGCGCGCCCGCGTCGTGGTCAACGCGACGGGTGTGTGGGCCGGGACGGTCGACCCGTCGGTGCGGCTGCGGCCTAGCCGCGGCACACACCTCGTGGTCCCGGCAGCACGGCTGGGCGACCCGTCGGGCGCTCTCATGGTGCCGGTGCCCGGGTCCGGCTCGCGGTACGTGTTCGCGCTGCCGGTCCAGCTCGGGCGCGTGATCGTCGGCCTCACCGACGAGGAGGCGCCCGGACCCGTCCCGGACGTGCCGGTACCCACGCAGCCCGAGATCAGCTTCCTGCTCACCACCGTGTCCCGCGTGCTGGATCAACCGCTGGGGCCCGACGACGTCGTGGGCGCCTTCGCGGGGCTGCGGCCCCTGGTGGACTCGGCGGACGCGGGTGACGGGTCGAACGCCGCGTCGTCCGACGTCTCGCGGAAGCACCTCGTGGCGGTCTCACCCCGGACGGGGGCGGTGAACGTGCTGGGCGGCAAGCTGACGACCTACCGGACCATGGCCGAGGACGCCGTCGACCTGGCGGTCAAGCATGCCGGGCTGACCGCCAGACCGTGCTGGACGGCGGACCTGCCCCTGGTGGGGGCGGAGCGAGTCTCGACCCAGCTCCCGCGCTCGCTCGTCGCGCGGTACGGCTCCGAGGCGACCGAGGTCCTGGCCTCGGCGGCGCTGCCGGGAGCGGCCTCCGCCGTCGGGCAGGGCATCAAGAACACCGCGCACCTGGACATCACGCGCGCCGAGATCGAGTGGGCGGTGACGCACGAGGGGGCGCTCGACGCGGACGACGTGCTGGACCGCCGCACCCGCATCGGCCTGGTCCCGGCGGACCGCGCGGCAGTGCGCGAAGTCGTGGGGGACCTGGTCGACGAGTCCCTAGCCCGGCTCTCTCCTCTTTGA
- a CDS encoding phosphatase PAP2 family protein: MESQSTGALLAPSTRPTWRSSTVAGVIAALVFVFLIWQVVVRGPFIAWDWQFHYYVDAHHPVGWEKLFLDIVANITGDRFFTIPMVGGVAYYVARKQGGPGTVWQIGTRKPVLAVLAGLITIFVIGYGTKLGLGRTGPHHNMDVLHAGGQAFPSGHASNTFFTGFFIVCLLFAQSGLYPSITKLRKTIPLVAVIVVVAGGLMSWLDYHWLSDIPGGWLLGFIACMVSLTVLRLPPRERDVAPAL, encoded by the coding sequence GTGGAGTCACAGTCAACCGGGGCTCTGCTCGCCCCGTCGACCCGTCCGACGTGGCGCAGCTCCACGGTGGCGGGCGTCATCGCGGCCCTGGTGTTTGTCTTCCTCATCTGGCAGGTCGTCGTCCGCGGCCCGTTCATCGCCTGGGACTGGCAGTTCCACTACTACGTGGACGCCCACCACCCCGTGGGGTGGGAGAAGCTCTTCCTCGACATCGTCGCCAACATCACGGGCGACCGCTTCTTCACCATCCCGATGGTGGGTGGCGTCGCCTACTACGTGGCGCGGAAGCAGGGCGGCCCGGGCACGGTCTGGCAGATCGGCACGCGCAAGCCCGTGCTGGCGGTGCTGGCGGGCCTCATAACCATCTTTGTGATCGGCTACGGCACCAAGCTCGGCCTGGGCCGCACCGGCCCGCACCACAACATGGACGTGCTGCACGCCGGCGGCCAGGCGTTCCCGTCGGGCCATGCGTCGAACACGTTCTTCACCGGCTTCTTCATCGTGTGCCTGCTGTTCGCGCAGAGCGGCCTGTACCCGAGCATCACCAAGCTGCGCAAGACGATCCCCCTGGTCGCCGTGATCGTGGTGGTGGCCGGCGGGCTGATGTCGTGGCTCGACTACCACTGGCTGAGCGACATCCCCGGTGGCTGGCTGCTCGGGTTCATCGCCTGCATGGTGTCGCTCACGGTGCTGCGGCTGCCACCTCGCGAACGGGACGTCGCCCCTGCTCTTTGA
- the hutI gene encoding imidazolonepropionase — MSVLLTNIGELVTNDPAHGGWSDPASSGSAAARPVGSGSDSSGSAGLGVVRDAAVVVAGGRIAWTGPATSAPAADSVVDLEGRCVLPGFVDSHSHTVFAGDRAAEFTARMTGESYTGGGIANTVAATRAASEETLRGRGQALVREMLAQGTTTVEIKSGYGQDIATEARTLRIARELTPETTFLGAHTVPAEYTDDRAGYISLVTGPMLAACAPHARWIDVFCEPAAPTAFDEDEAGTVLRAGIRAGLGVRVHGNQLAPGPGVRLAVEVGAASVDHCTHLSDADVDALAGSWAPGSAGPGTVATLLPAVEFSTRSPYPDARRLLAAGVPVALATDCNPGSCYSSSMPFVVALAVREMRMSPAEALWSATAGGAAALRRPDVGHLRPGARADLTVLDAPSHTYLPYRPGVPLVAQVWKDGARV, encoded by the coding sequence ATGAGTGTGCTGCTGACGAACATCGGCGAGCTGGTCACGAACGATCCCGCGCACGGGGGCTGGTCGGACCCTGCCAGCTCGGGCTCGGCGGCCGCGAGGCCGGTCGGCTCGGGGTCGGACAGCTCGGGCTCGGCCGGGCTCGGCGTCGTGCGGGATGCCGCCGTCGTCGTGGCGGGCGGCCGGATCGCCTGGACGGGGCCGGCGACCTCTGCGCCCGCCGCGGACTCCGTCGTCGACCTCGAAGGGCGGTGCGTGCTCCCCGGGTTCGTGGACTCGCACTCGCACACCGTGTTCGCGGGCGACCGCGCCGCGGAGTTCACCGCGCGCATGACCGGCGAGTCATACACCGGGGGCGGCATCGCGAACACGGTGGCCGCCACCCGCGCGGCGAGCGAGGAGACCCTGCGGGGGCGCGGCCAGGCCCTGGTGCGCGAGATGCTCGCGCAGGGCACCACCACCGTCGAGATCAAGAGCGGCTACGGGCAGGACATCGCCACCGAGGCCCGCACGCTGCGGATCGCGCGGGAGCTCACGCCGGAGACGACTTTCCTCGGCGCGCACACCGTCCCGGCCGAGTACACCGACGACCGCGCCGGTTACATCAGCCTGGTGACGGGGCCGATGCTCGCGGCGTGTGCGCCGCACGCCCGCTGGATCGACGTGTTCTGCGAGCCGGCCGCGCCCACCGCGTTCGACGAGGACGAGGCCGGGACCGTGTTGCGCGCGGGCATCCGGGCCGGGCTCGGCGTCCGGGTGCACGGCAACCAGCTCGCGCCCGGCCCGGGCGTGCGGCTCGCGGTCGAGGTCGGGGCGGCGAGCGTGGACCACTGCACCCACCTGTCCGACGCCGACGTCGACGCACTCGCCGGGTCCTGGGCCCCGGGCTCCGCAGGGCCGGGCACCGTCGCGACCCTCCTGCCGGCGGTCGAGTTCTCCACCCGCTCGCCCTACCCCGACGCGCGTCGCCTGCTCGCGGCGGGCGTGCCGGTCGCGCTGGCCACCGACTGCAACCCGGGCTCGTGCTACTCCTCGTCCATGCCGTTCGTCGTGGCGCTCGCGGTGCGCGAGATGCGGATGAGCCCAGCCGAGGCACTCTGGTCGGCCACGGCGGGTGGAGCGGCGGCGCTCAGGCGCCCCGACGTCGGACACCTGCGACCCGGCGCCCGAGCCGACCTGACCGTGCTGGACGCACCCAGCCACACGTACCTGCCCTACCGCCCGGGCGTGCCGCTGGTAGCGCAGGTCTGGAAGGACGGCGCGCGGGTCTGA
- a CDS encoding formimidoylglutamate deiminase yields MSYWCERAWLPGVGGIGGGGGDGGVGGVGVVGAGVVVESVRIETAEGRIVAIERGVPESDDDVLLGGLVLPGLANAHSHAFHRALRGRTHADGGSFWTWREQMYALARALTPERYERLARAVFAELSLGGTTAVGEFHYVHHRADGTPYPAAEGGPNAMAEALRSAARDAGVHLTLLDTCYLHGGLGADGHGGHGHGPLAPEQARFGDGTVEAWARRVDALRAAWAADDRVLVGAAAHSVRAVTPDELAAVARWAQAEGAPLHVHLSEQPGENEAALAAFGVTPTRLLHDAGALGPGTTAVHAVHLTDDDVALLGTSGTGVCLCPTTERDLADGLAPGLRLLAAGSPLSVGTDQHVSADVLGEARGVEEHERLATGRRGAFDPATLVDLATSSGHAALGRPDAGRIEVGAPADLVAVRLDTVRTVGIDPAQVALVACAADVSDVVAGDELVVHDGAHRLGDVAWMLAEAIDEIWAATKEDEA; encoded by the coding sequence ATGAGCTACTGGTGTGAGCGGGCCTGGCTGCCCGGGGTCGGCGGGATCGGCGGGGGCGGCGGGGACGGTGGTGTCGGTGGTGTCGGTGTCGTCGGGGCGGGTGTGGTTGTCGAGTCCGTGCGGATCGAGACCGCCGAGGGGCGGATCGTCGCGATCGAGCGGGGTGTACCGGAGTCGGACGACGACGTGCTGCTGGGCGGGCTGGTGCTCCCCGGGCTCGCGAACGCGCACTCGCACGCCTTCCACCGCGCGCTGCGCGGGCGCACCCACGCGGACGGCGGGTCGTTCTGGACCTGGCGGGAGCAGATGTACGCGCTCGCCCGGGCGCTGACCCCCGAGCGCTACGAGCGCCTCGCCCGCGCCGTCTTCGCTGAGCTGTCGCTCGGCGGGACCACCGCCGTCGGCGAGTTCCACTACGTGCACCACCGCGCCGACGGGACGCCGTACCCGGCGGCGGAGGGCGGCCCGAACGCCATGGCCGAGGCCCTGCGCTCCGCCGCGCGCGACGCCGGGGTGCACCTCACCCTGCTCGACACCTGCTACCTGCACGGCGGCCTCGGCGCGGACGGTCACGGCGGGCACGGCCACGGGCCGCTCGCGCCCGAGCAGGCGCGCTTCGGCGACGGCACGGTCGAGGCCTGGGCGCGGCGCGTGGACGCGCTGCGCGCAGCCTGGGCCGCCGACGACCGGGTGCTCGTCGGCGCCGCCGCCCACTCGGTCCGCGCCGTGACGCCGGACGAGCTCGCGGCCGTGGCCCGCTGGGCCCAGGCAGAAGGCGCGCCGCTGCACGTGCACCTGTCCGAGCAGCCGGGGGAGAACGAGGCGGCGCTCGCGGCCTTCGGCGTCACCCCGACGCGGCTCCTGCACGACGCCGGAGCGCTCGGCCCCGGCACCACCGCCGTGCACGCGGTACACCTGACCGACGACGACGTCGCGCTGCTCGGCACCTCGGGCACCGGCGTCTGCCTCTGCCCGACGACGGAGCGCGACCTCGCCGACGGCCTCGCCCCCGGTCTCCGGCTGCTGGCGGCGGGGAGCCCGCTGTCGGTCGGCACGGACCAGCACGTCAGCGCCGACGTGCTCGGCGAGGCACGCGGCGTCGAGGAGCACGAGCGGCTCGCGACCGGGCGGCGCGGCGCATTCGATCCCGCGACCCTGGTCGACCTCGCGACGTCGAGCGGGCACGCCGCACTCGGCCGGCCCGACGCCGGCCGGATCGAGGTGGGCGCGCCCGCGGACCTCGTGGCGGTGCGCCTCGATACGGTGCGCACCGTAGGGATCGACCCCGCGCAGGTGGCCCTGGTGGCGTGCGCGGCGGACGTGTCCGACGTCGTTGCGGGCGACGAGCTGGTGGTGCACGACGGTGCGCACCGGCTGGGCGACGTCGCGTGGATGCTGGCGGAGGCGATCGACGAGATCTGGGCCGCGACGAAGGAAGATGAAGCATGA
- a CDS encoding allantoate amidohydrolase has protein sequence MTGVGPLLEAIADVGRAPSGGYERFAWTAHDLTLREWFAAEAAARGLSLVVDRAGNQWAWWGDPDTDGPGVVTGSHLDSVPGGGAFDGPLGVASAFAALDALRAADVVPVRPLGIVNFSDEEGARFGLACLGSRAVTGTVGADRLLALRDGVGDSFADVLARVGGVRLEHYGRDDEALARVGVFVELHVEQGRYLADLPPEEEAPVAIGAAIWPHGRWRVDLAGEANHAGTTPLAHRHDPMLDLARLITDVRAAAEHAGALATLAKVDVDPNGVNAIPSRVRAWIDARAETEDAVLAVLGPPPTAATKSALGGSGAGIGAGAGGGLARWQPVEESWTPATVFDPALAARLADVVGRPGSDLPAPVIGTGAGHDAGIFAAAGVPTAMLFVRNPTGISHSPAESAEAADCAAGVRALTAVLTTLLTDAPAPSALPFET, from the coding sequence GTGACGGGAGTCGGCCCCCTGCTGGAGGCGATTGCCGACGTCGGGCGGGCACCGTCCGGCGGGTACGAGCGGTTCGCCTGGACCGCGCACGACCTGACCCTGCGTGAGTGGTTCGCCGCCGAGGCCGCCGCGCGCGGGCTGTCCCTCGTGGTGGACCGTGCCGGGAACCAGTGGGCGTGGTGGGGCGACCCCGACACCGACGGGCCCGGGGTCGTGACCGGGAGCCACCTCGACTCGGTGCCCGGGGGCGGCGCGTTCGACGGGCCGCTCGGGGTGGCCAGCGCCTTCGCGGCGCTGGACGCGCTGCGGGCCGCTGACGTTGTGCCCGTGCGGCCGCTGGGGATCGTGAACTTCTCCGACGAGGAGGGCGCCCGGTTCGGGCTGGCCTGCCTCGGGTCGCGGGCGGTGACCGGGACCGTGGGCGCCGACCGGCTGCTCGCGCTGCGGGACGGCGTCGGCGACAGCTTCGCGGACGTGCTGGCGCGGGTCGGAGGCGTACGGCTCGAGCACTATGGGCGCGACGACGAGGCCCTCGCGCGGGTCGGCGTGTTCGTCGAACTGCATGTGGAGCAGGGGCGGTACCTCGCCGACCTGCCGCCGGAAGAGGAGGCGCCGGTCGCGATCGGCGCCGCGATCTGGCCGCACGGCCGCTGGCGCGTGGACCTCGCGGGCGAGGCCAACCACGCCGGCACGACACCGCTGGCTCACCGCCACGACCCGATGCTCGACCTCGCGCGGCTCATCACCGACGTCCGCGCGGCCGCCGAGCACGCCGGGGCGCTCGCGACGCTGGCCAAGGTCGACGTCGACCCGAACGGTGTCAACGCGATCCCGTCCCGCGTCCGCGCCTGGATCGACGCCCGCGCGGAGACGGAAGACGCGGTCCTGGCGGTGCTCGGCCCCCCGCCGACTGCAGCGACCAAGTCTGCACTCGGTGGGTCCGGCGCCGGCATTGGCGCCGGTGCCGGCGGCGGGCTTGCCCGGTGGCAGCCGGTTGAGGAGTCCTGGACGCCCGCCACCGTGTTCGACCCGGCGCTGGCGGCGCGGCTGGCCGACGTCGTCGGGCGGCCGGGTTCCGACCTGCCCGCGCCGGTGATCGGGACGGGCGCCGGGCACGACGCCGGCATCTTCGCCGCGGCCGGCGTGCCCACGGCGATGCTGTTCGTGCGCAACCCGACGGGGATCTCGCACTCCCCGGCCGAGTCCGCCGAGGCCGCCGACTGCGCCGCGGGCGTCCGCGCCCTGACGGCGGTCCTGACGACCCTGCTGACGGACGCCCCGGCCCCGTCCGCACTCCCCTTCGAGACCTAG